A genomic segment from Scomber japonicus isolate fScoJap1 chromosome 11, fScoJap1.pri, whole genome shotgun sequence encodes:
- the vwc2l gene encoding von Willebrand factor C domain-containing protein 2-like: MWISMPWRRMGPLLSAAFVFLLALGAVSPASVGNPEDYAADEAERTASENIVFDDYRGKGCVDDSGFVYKLGERFYPGHSNCPCVCTEDGPVCDQPECPKLHPKCTKVEHNGCCPECKEVKNFCEYRGKTYKILEEFKPSPCEWCRCEPNNEVHCVVSDCAVPECVNPVYEPEQCCPICKNGPNCFAGTTIIPAGIEVKVDDCTICRCHNGDWWKPAQCLRRECLNGQTLS, translated from the exons ATGTGGATATCGATGCCGTGGCGAAGGATGGGCCCTCTCCTCTCGGCCGCCTTCGTCTTTCTGCTGGCCCTGGGCGCAGTGTCTCCGGCCTCGGTGGGTAACCCCGAGGATTATGCCGCGGACGAGGCGGAGCGGACCGCCAGTGAAAACATCGTGTTTGATGACTACCGGGGGAAAGGATGCGTGGATGACAGTGGCTTCGTCTACAAACTCGGGGAGCGCTTCTACCCGGGACACTCGAACTGTCCGTGCGTGTGCACGGAGGACGGGCCTGTGTGTGACCAACCCGAGTGCCCCAAATTGCACCCAAAGTGCACTAAAGTGGAGCACAATGGATGCTGCCCGGAATGCAAGGAGGTTAAAAACTTTTGCGAATACCGAGGGAAAACATACAAAATTCTGGAAGAATTCAAG CCGTCACCCTGTGAATGGTGCCGTTGCGAACCAAATAATGAGGTGCACTGTGTGGTGTCCGACTGCGCTGTCCCAGAGTGTGTCAACCCTGTGTACGAACCGGAGCAATGCTGCCCCATCTGTAAAAACG GTCCAAATTGCTTTGCTGGAACAACGATCATCCCAGCCGGAATTGAAGTAAAGGTGGACGACTGCACCATCTGCCGCTGCCACAACGGAGACTGGTGGAAGCCAGCACAGTGCTTGCGACGGGAGTGCCTCAACGGCCAGACGTTGTCATAG